A genomic segment from [Flavobacterium] thermophilum encodes:
- the yicG gene encoding Predicted membrane protein — MTWEVLSIIGTIAFAISGAIVAMEEEYDLLGVYILGIVTAFGGGAVRNLLIGVPVSALWEQEPLFLVALAAMTVVYLFPKQMLPPWKRWGNFFDALGLSAFAIQGALYAAKMGHPLSAVIVAAVLTGSGGGIIRDVLAGRKPLVLRAEIYAAWAILAGLAVGLKWAESPMELYVLLIVVAALRILSYTYGWKLPRRAVGETAGEP, encoded by the coding sequence ATGACGTGGGAAGTATTGAGCATCATCGGCACGATCGCCTTTGCCATTAGCGGGGCGATCGTCGCGATGGAAGAGGAGTACGATTTGCTTGGGGTGTACATTTTGGGAATCGTCACCGCCTTTGGCGGCGGGGCGGTGCGCAATTTGCTGATCGGGGTTCCCGTGTCGGCGTTATGGGAACAAGAGCCGCTCTTTCTTGTCGCTTTGGCGGCCATGACAGTTGTGTATTTGTTCCCAAAGCAAATGCTTCCGCCGTGGAAGCGGTGGGGCAACTTTTTTGACGCCCTCGGGCTGTCGGCGTTCGCCATTCAAGGAGCGCTGTATGCGGCGAAAATGGGGCATCCGTTAAGTGCGGTCATCGTCGCCGCGGTGTTGACCGGCAGCGGCGGCGGCATTATCCGTGACGTGTTGGCGGGAAGAAAGCCGCTCGTGTTGCGCGCAGAAATTTATGCCGCCTGGGCCATTCTCGCCGGCCTCGCTGTTGGGCTGAAATGGGCCGAATCGCCCATGGAGCTGTATGTGTTGTTGATTGTCGTCGCCGCTTTGCGCATTTTGTCCTACACATACGGTTGGAAGCTGCCGCGCCGGGCGGTTGGGGAAACAGCGGGCGAGCCATGA
- the fadK_1 gene encoding Short-chain-fatty-acid--CoA ligase, whose translation MTIGEMFSQTVRKFPDREAVVEVATGRRYTYAEWEREVNRWANAFQEAGVRKGDRVSTVLYNTLELATALFACAKIGAVFNPINFRLKAEEIAYILTDAEPKIVVFERAVERELAAIHDRFPHIAFWSIDRDPPPFAKSAHEQAERAREEAPSVRVEEGDLYAIMYTSGTTGRPKGVMHRHRDMIEQSVICHGVMRIRETDRGLAAAPLFHCAELHCCLLPRVHAGAASVILHHFDARLVLETIERERITVLFGAPTMWNMILQENVSGYDLSSLRLGLYGAAPMAPALVRQCQERLGIGLVQAYGMTEMGPAVTFLLEDEQLKKPGSAGRACLNHEIRVVRAREDGPSDPDDVLPPYEVGEIVMRGPCMMAGYYKREEATEKALYKGWYHSGDLGYLDEDGYLYVADRVDDMVISGGENVYPREVEDVLYEHPKVLDAAVLGEPDELWGEKVVAFVVKKDISLTADELEQFCKTSDRLAPYKRPRAYYFVDALPRNASGKIQKFLLREQLKKQAAGGTEKP comes from the coding sequence GTGACGATTGGAGAGATGTTTTCCCAAACAGTGCGAAAGTTTCCGGACCGGGAAGCGGTTGTCGAAGTGGCGACCGGGCGCCGCTATACGTACGCCGAATGGGAGCGGGAGGTCAACCGGTGGGCGAATGCGTTTCAGGAAGCCGGCGTGCGCAAAGGCGACCGCGTCTCCACCGTTTTGTACAACACGCTTGAATTGGCCACCGCGCTGTTTGCCTGCGCCAAAATCGGCGCCGTGTTCAATCCGATCAACTTCCGGTTGAAAGCGGAAGAAATCGCCTATATTTTGACGGACGCCGAGCCGAAAATCGTCGTGTTTGAACGGGCGGTTGAGCGGGAGCTGGCCGCGATTCATGATCGTTTTCCGCACATCGCCTTTTGGTCGATCGATCGCGATCCGCCGCCGTTTGCCAAAAGCGCCCATGAACAGGCGGAGCGGGCCCGGGAGGAAGCGCCGTCCGTTCGGGTGGAAGAGGGTGATTTGTACGCCATTATGTATACAAGCGGCACAACGGGACGTCCGAAAGGAGTGATGCACCGTCACCGCGACATGATCGAGCAAAGCGTCATTTGCCACGGCGTCATGCGCATCCGCGAGACGGACCGCGGACTGGCGGCAGCGCCGCTGTTCCATTGCGCCGAGCTGCATTGCTGCTTGCTGCCGCGCGTGCACGCCGGAGCGGCGAGCGTCATTTTGCACCATTTTGACGCCAGGCTCGTGCTCGAAACGATTGAGCGGGAGCGGATTACGGTTTTATTCGGCGCCCCGACGATGTGGAACATGATCTTGCAGGAGAATGTAAGCGGTTACGATTTATCTTCGCTTCGCCTCGGCCTATACGGCGCCGCTCCGATGGCTCCAGCGCTTGTCAGACAATGCCAAGAGCGGCTTGGCATTGGGCTCGTGCAAGCGTACGGCATGACGGAAATGGGACCGGCGGTGACGTTTTTGCTTGAAGATGAGCAGCTCAAGAAACCGGGTTCCGCTGGGCGCGCCTGCCTGAACCATGAGATCCGCGTCGTCCGTGCGCGTGAGGACGGGCCGTCCGACCCAGACGATGTGCTGCCGCCATATGAAGTCGGCGAAATTGTGATGCGCGGGCCGTGCATGATGGCCGGCTACTACAAGCGCGAGGAAGCGACGGAAAAAGCGCTGTACAAAGGCTGGTATCATTCGGGTGATCTCGGCTACCTTGATGAAGACGGCTACTTGTATGTCGCCGACCGTGTCGATGACATGGTGATCAGCGGCGGGGAAAACGTCTATCCGCGCGAAGTCGAGGACGTGTTGTACGAACATCCGAAAGTGCTTGATGCCGCCGTGCTCGGCGAGCCGGACGAGCTGTGGGGCGAAAAGGTCGTTGCGTTTGTCGTCAAAAAGGACATCAGCCTCACCGCCGATGAGCTCGAGCAGTTTTGCAAGACGAGCGACCGCCTCGCTCCCTATAAGCGGCCGCGCGCCTACTATTTCGTTGACGCCTTGCCGCGCAACGCGAGCGGCAAAATTCAAAAGTTTTTGCTGCGCGAACAGCTGAAAAAACAGGCGGCGGGCGGAACGGAGAAACCATGA
- the hflX gene encoding GTP-binding protein HflX translates to MTREQAIIVGCQLAGVDDGRFRYSMEELASLVATANGEVIAELAQKREAPHPATYIGKGKTEELAALVKELEPDLVVFNSELSPSQARNLTNLLGEVKVLDRTQLILDIFAQRARSKEGKLQVELAQLEYMLPRLSGQGEALSRLGGGIGTRGPGETKLETDRRHIRRRIDDIKAELRRVAEHRGRYRERRQKNRAFQVALVGYTNAGKSTIFNRLTAADSFEENLLFATLDPLTRKCVLPCGYTVLVTDTVGFIQDLPTTLIAAFRSTLEEVTEADLLLHVVDSSHPDYVAHERTVLRLLTELGASSIPMATVYNKSDQKASEFIPTTTASIMISALSAADIDRLRYFLEEAVKQQMVHYDVSIPSGEGKLLAQLKSDTILHEWHYNEQGGTYDCQGYVLPAHPLYGELQSFQR, encoded by the coding sequence ATGACCCGTGAACAAGCCATTATCGTCGGCTGTCAGCTGGCTGGTGTAGACGACGGACGGTTCCGCTATTCGATGGAAGAGCTCGCGTCGCTCGTGGCGACGGCAAACGGCGAAGTGATTGCCGAACTGGCGCAAAAACGCGAAGCGCCGCATCCGGCGACGTATATCGGCAAAGGAAAAACGGAAGAGCTCGCCGCCCTTGTCAAGGAGCTCGAACCGGATCTTGTCGTTTTCAACAGCGAGCTTTCCCCAAGCCAGGCGCGCAATTTGACAAACCTGCTTGGCGAGGTGAAAGTCCTTGACCGGACGCAGCTCATTTTAGACATTTTTGCCCAGCGCGCCCGCTCAAAAGAAGGAAAGCTGCAAGTCGAGCTCGCCCAGCTCGAATATATGCTGCCGCGCCTTAGCGGCCAAGGGGAGGCGCTGTCTCGCTTGGGCGGCGGCATCGGCACGCGCGGGCCGGGGGAGACGAAGCTTGAGACCGACCGCCGCCATATTCGCCGCCGCATTGACGACATTAAAGCGGAACTGCGGCGCGTCGCCGAGCACCGCGGGCGGTACCGCGAGCGCCGGCAAAAAAACCGAGCCTTTCAAGTGGCGCTCGTCGGCTATACGAACGCCGGCAAGTCGACGATTTTCAACCGGCTGACCGCCGCCGATTCGTTCGAGGAAAACTTGCTGTTTGCCACGCTTGATCCGCTGACGCGCAAATGCGTCTTGCCATGCGGCTATACGGTGCTTGTCACCGATACGGTCGGGTTCATTCAAGACTTGCCGACGACGCTTATCGCCGCATTCCGCTCGACGCTCGAGGAAGTGACGGAAGCCGATTTGTTGCTTCACGTCGTCGATTCGTCTCATCCGGATTACGTTGCGCACGAGCGAACGGTGTTGCGGCTGCTCACTGAATTAGGGGCTTCTTCCATTCCGATGGCCACGGTGTACAATAAAAGCGATCAAAAAGCGTCGGAATTCATTCCGACAACGACTGCTTCCATCATGATCAGCGCGCTTTCCGCCGCTGACATTGACCGGCTTCGTTATTTTCTTGAAGAAGCGGTGAAACAGCAGATGGTTCATTATGACGTATCGATCCCGAGCGGGGAAGGAAAACTGCTCGCCCAGCTAAAATCGGACACCATTTTGCACGAATGGCATTATAATGAACAGGGGGGCACGTACGACTGTCAAGGGTACGTGCTGCCAGCGCACCCCTTGTATGGGGAATTGCAATCATTCCAACGGTAG
- the fadD_3 gene encoding Long-chain-fatty-acid--CoA ligase, with protein sequence MMKTPLNISMMLERAELFFPKKQVVSRMKGGVVRHTYKEIGERTRRLSSVLKRLGVEVGDRVGTFAWNHHRHLEAYFAIPGIGAVLHTINIRLSPQHIAYIINHADDRVLLIDDDLLPAIEAVKDEIPNVRAFIIMTDKDELPDTTLSPVYHYEKLLADGDPTFPFLKDLDEYQPAGMCYTSATTGNPKGVVYTHRSTVLHAMVLGLADTQGLCERDVVMPVVPMFHVNAWGLPFAATWFGSTIVMPGPAFTPKVLAELIDSERVTITAGVPTIWLGLLQELEKGNYDVSSLTRVICGGSAAPKGIIRAFEEKYGIPFIHAYGMTETSPLVLVSRPKSYQDGLSYEEKLDIRAKQGLLAPGLEMKVIGQNGPIRWDGQEMGELCLRGPWIAAEYYNDERTKDSFRDGWLHTGDVVTVDEEGFVKIVDRTKDVIKSGGEWISSVDLENALMAHEAVFEAAVVAVPHPKWQERPIACVVLKEGKRVTKEELYDFLRPQFTKWWLPDDIVFLDEIPKTSVGKFLKRKLRDEMAARYADAAKE encoded by the coding sequence ATGATGAAAACACCGTTAAACATTTCCATGATGCTTGAGCGGGCGGAGTTGTTTTTCCCAAAAAAGCAAGTCGTTTCGCGCATGAAAGGAGGCGTCGTCCGCCATACATACAAGGAGATCGGCGAGCGGACGCGCAGGCTGTCAAGCGTGTTGAAGCGGCTCGGGGTGGAAGTCGGCGACCGCGTCGGCACGTTCGCGTGGAACCATCACCGCCATTTGGAAGCGTATTTTGCCATTCCCGGCATTGGAGCGGTGCTCCATACGATCAATATCCGCCTCTCGCCGCAGCATATCGCGTACATCATCAATCATGCCGATGACCGCGTCCTGCTGATTGATGACGATTTGCTGCCGGCGATTGAAGCGGTGAAAGACGAGATCCCGAACGTGCGCGCTTTCATTATTATGACTGATAAGGATGAGCTGCCGGACACGACGCTGTCGCCGGTGTACCATTACGAGAAGCTGCTCGCCGACGGCGATCCAACATTCCCGTTTTTAAAAGACCTCGATGAATACCAACCGGCTGGTATGTGTTATACGTCGGCGACAACGGGAAATCCAAAAGGAGTTGTGTATACCCACCGCAGCACCGTCTTGCACGCGATGGTGTTAGGGCTGGCTGATACGCAAGGGCTGTGCGAGCGCGATGTCGTCATGCCGGTCGTACCGATGTTCCATGTCAACGCGTGGGGGCTGCCGTTTGCCGCCACTTGGTTCGGTTCGACGATCGTCATGCCGGGACCGGCGTTTACGCCGAAAGTGCTTGCCGAGCTCATTGACTCCGAACGGGTGACGATCACCGCCGGCGTGCCGACGATTTGGCTCGGGCTGTTGCAAGAGTTGGAGAAAGGAAACTATGACGTCAGCAGCCTGACGCGTGTCATTTGCGGCGGTTCAGCCGCGCCGAAAGGGATCATCCGCGCGTTTGAAGAAAAATACGGCATTCCGTTCATTCACGCGTACGGCATGACGGAAACGAGCCCGCTTGTGCTCGTCTCGCGCCCGAAAAGTTATCAAGACGGGCTGTCGTACGAGGAGAAACTGGACATTCGCGCCAAGCAAGGGCTGCTTGCTCCAGGGCTTGAGATGAAAGTGATCGGCCAAAACGGCCCGATCCGTTGGGACGGCCAGGAAATGGGCGAGCTTTGCTTGCGCGGTCCGTGGATTGCCGCCGAATACTACAACGATGAGCGCACGAAAGACTCGTTCCGCGACGGCTGGCTCCATACCGGCGATGTCGTCACCGTGGACGAAGAAGGGTTTGTGAAAATTGTCGACCGGACGAAGGATGTCATTAAAAGCGGCGGCGAATGGATTTCATCGGTTGATTTGGAGAATGCGCTCATGGCCCATGAGGCGGTGTTCGAAGCGGCGGTCGTCGCTGTGCCGCATCCGAAATGGCAAGAGCGCCCGATTGCCTGCGTCGTGCTGAAAGAAGGAAAACGCGTCACGAAAGAAGAGCTGTACGACTTTTTGCGCCCGCAATTTACAAAATGGTGGCTGCCGGATGACATTGTGTTTCTCGATGAAATTCCGAAAACGAGCGTCGGCAAGTTTTTGAAGCGGAAACTGCGCGATGAGATGGCAGCGCGCTATGCCGATGCGGCGAAGGAGTAA
- the hfq gene encoding RNA-binding protein Hfq, which produces MKTTINIQDQFLNQLRKESIQVTVFLLNGFQLRGYIKGFDNFTVLLEVQGKQQLIYKHAISTFAPERNIQFETEHQ; this is translated from the coding sequence ATGAAAACGACGATCAACATTCAAGACCAGTTTTTAAACCAGCTGCGCAAAGAAAGCATCCAAGTGACGGTTTTCTTATTGAACGGCTTCCAGCTGCGCGGGTATATTAAAGGATTTGACAATTTCACCGTGCTTTTGGAAGTGCAAGGAAAACAACAGCTCATCTACAAACACGCCATTTCAACGTTTGCGCCGGAGCGGAACATCCAGTTTGAAACCGAGCACCAGTAA
- a CDS encoding S-adenosylmethionine/S-adenosylhomocysteine transporter, with product MKQAFLASFYLSLAAGIWGGMYVVSKYVLDYIPPFTLVWLRYAVALIVLGAIAAAKRERPPKSGRDWGMVIAIGIIGYVVSISLQFVGTKWSNAHTASLITASTPAFVVLFARWLLGEALTWRKMAALLLATAGVIVIVGLGGSEESTFAGNIALVGAAVTWALLSVLVKMASARLSVFSVTTYAIFVAFIGMTPMMLAEGPGLAASHWSVPVALGVLYLGVVSTAGAFFLWNKGMEMIDAGVGSLFFFFQPLVGSLFGWLFLQEQLDVSFWLGGALIVAGVAVAVRSEQSA from the coding sequence ATGAAGCAAGCCTTTCTCGCTTCCTTCTATTTATCCCTTGCCGCTGGCATTTGGGGCGGGATGTACGTCGTGAGCAAATACGTGTTGGACTACATTCCGCCGTTTACGCTCGTCTGGCTGCGCTACGCCGTCGCCTTGATTGTGCTTGGTGCCATCGCCGCGGCGAAACGGGAGCGCCCGCCAAAGAGCGGGCGCGACTGGGGGATGGTCATCGCAATCGGAATCATCGGCTATGTCGTTTCCATTTCGTTGCAGTTTGTCGGCACAAAATGGTCGAACGCCCATACCGCTTCCCTCATCACCGCCTCGACCCCGGCGTTTGTCGTTTTGTTTGCCCGCTGGCTGCTTGGTGAGGCGCTCACATGGCGGAAAATGGCTGCGCTGCTACTGGCGACAGCGGGTGTCATCGTCATCGTCGGCCTCGGGGGCAGCGAGGAGTCGACGTTCGCCGGAAATATAGCGTTAGTCGGCGCGGCAGTGACATGGGCGCTGTTGTCGGTGCTGGTGAAAATGGCGTCGGCCCGCTTGTCCGTGTTTTCGGTCACTACGTATGCCATTTTTGTGGCATTCATTGGCATGACCCCGATGATGCTTGCCGAAGGGCCGGGGCTTGCTGCGAGCCATTGGAGCGTTCCCGTCGCCCTTGGGGTGTTGTATCTTGGCGTTGTATCGACAGCGGGAGCATTTTTTCTTTGGAACAAAGGGATGGAAATGATTGACGCCGGCGTCGGCTCGCTCTTTTTCTTTTTCCAGCCGCTCGTCGGCTCGCTCTTTGGCTGGCTGTTTTTACAAGAGCAACTTGATGTCTCGTTTTGGCTCGGCGGGGCGCTCATTGTTGCCGGAGTGGCAGTGGCGGTGCGAAGCGAGCAAAGTGCGTAA
- the fadA_1 gene encoding Putative acyltransferase Rv0859 — translation MVREAVIVEAVRTPVGKRNGVFRDVHPVHLAAAVLDEVVRRAGMDKGAVEDIVMGCVTPIAEQGYNIVRLAALEAGFPVEVPAVQINRMCGSGQQAIHFAAQEIRSGDMDVTIAAGVESMTKVPILSDGNERTIPPSLHEKYEFIHQGVSAERIAKKYGLTRAELDAYTYESHQRALAALREGKFRAEIVPVKGLDRDGREILVADDEGPRADTSLEALAALKPVFQEDGLITAGNASQMSDGAAAVLLMEREAARRFGLKPKARIVAQTVVGSDPTYMLDGVIPATRQVLKKAGLSIDDIDLIEINEAFAPVVLAWQKEIGAPLEKVNVNGGAIALGHPLGATGAKLMTSLVHELERRGGRYGLLTICIGHGMATATIIERE, via the coding sequence ATGGTGCGTGAAGCGGTCATTGTCGAAGCGGTCAGGACGCCGGTCGGCAAGCGCAACGGCGTTTTCCGCGATGTTCATCCGGTGCATCTCGCTGCAGCTGTGCTCGATGAAGTCGTGCGCCGAGCCGGCATGGACAAAGGGGCGGTGGAAGACATCGTCATGGGCTGCGTGACGCCGATCGCCGAACAAGGATACAACATCGTCCGGCTCGCGGCGCTTGAGGCCGGATTTCCGGTCGAAGTGCCGGCCGTGCAAATCAACCGGATGTGCGGCTCGGGGCAGCAGGCGATTCATTTCGCCGCCCAGGAAATCCGCTCCGGCGATATGGATGTTACGATCGCCGCCGGAGTCGAAAGCATGACGAAAGTGCCGATTTTAAGCGATGGCAACGAGCGGACGATTCCGCCGTCGCTTCATGAAAAATACGAATTCATCCACCAAGGCGTCTCGGCTGAGCGGATCGCCAAAAAATACGGCCTGACGCGCGCGGAGCTCGACGCCTACACGTACGAAAGCCATCAACGCGCCTTGGCGGCGTTGCGCGAAGGGAAGTTTCGCGCCGAAATCGTCCCGGTGAAAGGGCTTGACCGCGACGGCCGCGAGATTCTCGTCGCCGATGACGAAGGGCCGCGGGCCGATACGTCGCTGGAAGCGCTCGCCGCGCTCAAGCCGGTGTTTCAAGAAGACGGTCTCATCACCGCTGGCAATGCGAGCCAAATGAGCGACGGGGCGGCCGCTGTGCTTTTGATGGAACGGGAGGCGGCGAGGCGGTTCGGACTGAAGCCGAAAGCGCGCATTGTCGCGCAGACGGTCGTCGGCTCCGACCCGACGTATATGCTCGATGGCGTCATTCCGGCGACGAGGCAAGTATTGAAAAAAGCCGGCCTCTCGATCGATGACATCGACCTCATTGAAATCAACGAAGCGTTCGCCCCGGTCGTGCTCGCCTGGCAAAAAGAAATCGGCGCTCCGCTTGAGAAGGTGAATGTCAACGGCGGCGCCATTGCGCTTGGCCATCCGCTCGGCGCCACCGGTGCGAAGCTCATGACGTCGCTTGTTCATGAACTTGAACGGCGCGGCGGCCGCTATGGGCTATTGACGATTTGCATCGGCCACGGGATGGCGACGGCCACGATCATCGAGCGGGAGTAA
- a CDS encoding Acyl-CoA dehydrogenase, short-chain specific — MAARYLREEHHIFRDAFRKFLEKEAYPYYDEWERRGIIPRSFWAKMGENGFLCPWVDEAYGGLNADFAYSVVINEELEKVGSSLVGIGLHNDIVTPYIASYGTEEQKQKWLPKCVSGELITAIAMTEPGAGSDLANISTTAIKEGDYYIVNGQKTFITNGIHADLIVVACKTDPHAKPPHRGISLLVVERDTPGFTRGRKLEKVGLHAQDTAELFFQDAKVPAHNLLGEEGKGFYYLMEKLQQERLVVAIAAQTAAEVMFSLTKQYVKQRSAFGRRVSEFQTVQFRLAEMATEIALGRTFVDRVIEEHIAGKQIVTEVSMAKWWITEMAKRVAAEAMQLHGGYGYMEEYEIARRYRDIPVSAIYAGTNEMMKTIIARQLDL; from the coding sequence GTGGCAGCCCGCTATTTGCGCGAGGAGCACCATATATTCCGCGACGCATTCCGCAAGTTTTTGGAGAAAGAAGCGTATCCGTACTATGACGAATGGGAGCGGCGCGGCATCATTCCGCGGTCGTTTTGGGCAAAGATGGGCGAGAACGGCTTTCTTTGCCCATGGGTCGATGAAGCGTATGGGGGGCTAAACGCCGATTTTGCCTATTCGGTTGTCATCAATGAAGAACTGGAAAAAGTTGGATCGAGCCTCGTCGGCATCGGCTTGCACAACGACATTGTCACGCCGTATATCGCATCGTACGGAACGGAGGAGCAAAAACAAAAATGGCTGCCGAAATGCGTCAGCGGCGAGCTCATTACGGCGATCGCCATGACTGAGCCGGGCGCCGGTTCGGATTTGGCGAACATTTCAACGACGGCCATTAAAGAGGGCGATTATTACATCGTCAACGGGCAAAAAACGTTTATCACGAACGGCATTCATGCCGACTTGATCGTTGTCGCCTGCAAAACCGACCCGCACGCGAAACCGCCGCACCGCGGCATCAGCTTACTTGTCGTCGAGCGCGACACACCGGGGTTTACGCGCGGCCGGAAACTTGAAAAAGTCGGGCTGCACGCTCAAGATACCGCCGAGCTGTTTTTCCAGGATGCGAAAGTGCCGGCACATAACTTGCTTGGCGAGGAAGGAAAAGGATTTTACTACTTGATGGAAAAGCTCCAGCAAGAGCGGTTGGTCGTCGCCATCGCCGCCCAAACGGCAGCAGAAGTGATGTTCTCCTTGACCAAACAATACGTGAAACAGCGGTCCGCATTCGGCAGGCGGGTGAGCGAGTTTCAAACCGTTCAGTTCCGCCTTGCCGAAATGGCGACCGAAATCGCCCTCGGGCGCACGTTTGTCGACCGTGTCATCGAGGAGCATATAGCGGGAAAACAGATCGTCACGGAAGTGTCGATGGCGAAATGGTGGATCACCGAGATGGCGAAACGCGTCGCCGCCGAGGCGATGCAGCTGCACGGCGGCTACGGCTATATGGAGGAGTACGAGATCGCCCGGCGCTATCGCGATATTCCGGTCAGCGCCATCTACGCCGGGACGAACGAGATGATGAAAACGATCATCGCCCGGCAATTAGACTTGTAG
- the cbbX gene encoding recombination factor protein RarA — MNKAKGQINIVLNSKTVNHLVKDERNDWLDGEEHQALRNIQKELDQLIGLDHVKKIVKEIYAWLYINRMRKENGLKANRQALHMIFKGNPGTGKTTVARLLGKLFFEMNVLSKGHFIEAERADLVGEYIGHTASKTRDLIKKARGGILFIDEAYSLARGGEKDFGKEAIDTLVKGMEDYCDDLVVILAGYPKEMDYFLSLNPGLPSRFPLTIEFPDYTVEELVQIAKQMLREREYDMTPEAERKLYVHLEGTLETAGRLKFSNGRYVRNLIEKAIRKQAVRLLHEGRYDKKELMTIRDRDFVFHA; from the coding sequence ATGAACAAGGCGAAAGGGCAAATTAATATTGTGCTCAATTCGAAAACGGTCAACCATTTAGTAAAAGACGAGCGGAACGATTGGCTCGACGGCGAAGAGCATCAGGCGCTTCGCAACATCCAGAAAGAACTTGACCAATTGATCGGGCTCGATCATGTTAAAAAAATTGTCAAGGAAATTTACGCCTGGCTGTACATTAACCGGATGCGCAAAGAAAACGGCTTAAAAGCGAACCGCCAGGCGCTCCATATGATTTTTAAAGGCAATCCCGGCACGGGAAAAACGACGGTGGCGCGCCTGCTCGGCAAACTGTTTTTTGAGATGAACGTCCTGTCGAAAGGACACTTTATTGAGGCTGAGCGGGCCGATTTGGTGGGGGAATATATCGGGCATACGGCGAGCAAAACGCGCGATTTGATCAAAAAAGCGCGCGGCGGCATTTTGTTTATCGATGAGGCGTATTCGCTCGCCCGCGGCGGGGAAAAAGACTTTGGCAAGGAAGCGATCGATACGCTTGTGAAAGGAATGGAAGACTATTGCGACGATTTGGTCGTCATTTTAGCCGGCTATCCGAAAGAAATGGACTATTTTTTATCGTTGAACCCAGGGTTGCCGTCGCGCTTTCCGCTGACGATCGAGTTTCCGGACTATACCGTCGAAGAGCTCGTGCAAATCGCCAAACAAATGCTGCGTGAGCGCGAATACGACATGACGCCGGAAGCCGAGCGGAAACTGTACGTCCACCTCGAGGGGACGCTTGAGACCGCCGGACGCCTCAAATTCAGCAACGGCCGCTATGTGCGCAATTTGATCGAAAAAGCGATCCGCAAGCAGGCGGTCCGTCTTCTGCACGAAGGGCGCTATGACAAAAAAGAGCTGATGACGATCCGCGACCGCGATTTCGTCTTCCATGCGTAA
- the frc_1 gene encoding Formyl-coenzyme A transferase has protein sequence MLDGIVVLDFSHYLPGPFASWRLAQLGADVIKIEPPSGDRLRPFAGGRLFAAYNAGKKSVALNLKTEEGRDQARRLAARADVLIESFRPGVMARLGLGYDDVRRDNERIIYCSISGFGQQSGRSLLGSHDLNYMALSGLLAQLADERGRPVHPKITLADFIGGMAAAERILAALFARERTGKGAHLDVSLVDGLAAMMAGHFAIEHGGGPKTGLSELSGEVVCYQLYETKDGRYMSLAALEPHFWQRFCEAVGHPEWTEAQWAPARPGEAVYDGLVALFREKTLDEWSAFAEAVDVCLAPVLETGEAKALFADGRLRHLVRLQPGGAWTAAHGPDGQWGGGEPPKVNEHAHLVKGEE, from the coding sequence GTGCTGGACGGCATTGTTGTACTTGATTTTTCCCATTACTTGCCCGGGCCGTTTGCGAGCTGGCGCCTTGCGCAGCTCGGGGCGGACGTTATCAAAATCGAGCCGCCGTCCGGCGACCGGCTGCGCCCGTTCGCCGGGGGCCGGCTGTTTGCCGCCTACAACGCCGGCAAAAAAAGCGTTGCGTTAAATTTAAAGACGGAAGAAGGACGAGACCAAGCCCGGCGGCTCGCCGCCCGCGCCGACGTGTTGATCGAAAGCTTCCGGCCCGGGGTGATGGCGCGGCTTGGGCTCGGCTACGACGACGTGCGCCGCGACAACGAACGGATCATTTACTGCTCGATCAGCGGCTTTGGCCAACAGAGCGGGCGCTCGCTGCTCGGAAGCCATGATTTAAACTATATGGCGCTCTCCGGCTTGTTGGCGCAGCTCGCCGATGAACGCGGCCGCCCGGTTCATCCGAAGATCACGCTTGCCGATTTTATCGGCGGCATGGCGGCGGCCGAACGCATTTTGGCTGCCCTCTTTGCACGCGAGCGAACCGGCAAAGGCGCCCATCTTGATGTTTCGCTTGTCGATGGCTTGGCAGCGATGATGGCTGGCCATTTTGCCATTGAACACGGCGGTGGGCCGAAGACCGGTCTTTCCGAGTTGTCTGGGGAGGTGGTGTGCTACCAGCTGTATGAGACAAAAGACGGCCGTTATATGAGTTTAGCGGCGCTCGAGCCGCACTTTTGGCAGCGGTTTTGCGAGGCGGTCGGCCATCCGGAATGGACGGAGGCGCAATGGGCGCCGGCGCGGCCGGGAGAAGCGGTATATGATGGGCTTGTCGCCTTGTTCCGTGAAAAGACATTGGATGAGTGGAGCGCGTTCGCCGAAGCGGTCGACGTCTGCCTTGCCCCGGTGCTGGAGACGGGTGAGGCGAAGGCGCTGTTTGCTGACGGCCGGCTCCGCCATCTCGTTCGGCTGCAGCCGGGCGGCGCATGGACGGCCGCACATGGGCCGGACGGCCAATGGGGCGGCGGGGAGCCGCCTAAAGTCAATGAACATGCGCATTTGGTAAAGGGGGAGGAATGA